From the genome of Perca fluviatilis chromosome 1, GENO_Pfluv_1.0, whole genome shotgun sequence, one region includes:
- the msmo1 gene encoding methylsterol monooxygenase 1: MAVNGTSDILSSAYLAVEYVDAVLPENPFQPSLKHAWGYMLDNYTKFQIATWGSLIVHEFIYFLFCLPGFLWQFMPFMQKYKIQQDKPETWEKQWRCFKMLLFNHFCIQLPLICGTYYFTEFFNIPYDWDSMPRWPYVLAQCLGCAVVEDTWHYFLHRLLHHRRIYKYIHKVHHEFTAPFGMQAEYAHPAETLILGAGFFIGIMIFCNHVFFLWAWVSFRLLETIDVHSGYDIPLNPLHLIPFYAGTRFHDFHHMNFVGNYASTFTWWDKLLKTDNQYNSYMQKQGDKKEQ, from the exons ATGGCGGTGAACGGCACGTCAGACATCTTGAGCTCTGCCTACCTGGCGGTGGAGTACGTAGATGCGGTGTTGCCAGAAAACCCCTTCCAGCCCTCCCTGAAACACGCCTGGGGCTACATGCTGGATAACTACACCAAGTTCCAGATTGCCACTTGGGGGTCGCTCATTGTCCACGAGTTCATCTACTTCCTGTTCTGCCTGCCTGGCTTCCTCTGGCAGTTCATGCCCTTCATGCAGAAATACAAGATCCAACAG gacAAGCCAGAGACCTGGGAGAAACAGTGGAGATGTTTCAAGATGCTGCTGTTCAACCATTTCTGTATCCAGCTGCCGTTAATCTGTGGGACTTACTACTTCACTGAATTCTTTAACATCCCTTACGACTGGGACTCCATGCCACGCTG gccCTACGTTCTGGCTCAGTGCTTGGGCTGTGCTGTTGTTGAAGACACCTGGCACTACTTCCTCCATCGCCTGCTGCATCACCGCAGGATCTACAAATACATCCACAAAGTCCACCACGAGTTCACC GCTCCGTTCGGCATGCAGGCAGAATACGCCCATCCTGCTGAGACGCTCATCCTGGGAGCTGGTTTCTTCATCGGCATCATGATCTTCTGTAACCACGTGTTCTTCCTGTGGGCCTGGGTGTCCTTCCGCCTGCTGGAGACCATCGACGTCCACAG CGGTTACGACATCCCTCTGAACCCACTCCACCTGATCCCGTTCTACGCCGGCACCCGTTTCCACGACTTTCACCACATGAACTTCGTCGGGAACTACGCGTCCACCTTCACCTGGTGGGACAAGCTGCTGAAGACGGACAACCAGTACAACAGCTACATGCAGAAACAGGGAGACAAGAAGGAGCAGTAA